One stretch of Arachis duranensis cultivar V14167 chromosome 1, aradu.V14167.gnm2.J7QH, whole genome shotgun sequence DNA includes these proteins:
- the LOC107484940 gene encoding bax inhibitor 1: protein MDSFTSFFDSSRTRWSYDALKNFHQISPVVQNHLKQVYFTLCCAVVASAVGAYLHVLWNIGGLLTALASIGSYVWLMSTPPFEEQKRVTLLMVSALFQGAYIGPLIDLAIQVEPSLIFTAFVGTSLAFACFSAAALVAKRREYLYLGGMLSSGLSLLMWLHFASSIFGGSIALFKFELYFGLLVFVGYVIVDTQEIIERAHFGDLDYVKHAMTLFTDLAAIFVRILVIMLKNSVEKNEKKNKRRE, encoded by the exons atggatTCTTTTACTTCGTTCTTCGATTCTTCCCGAACCCGCTGGAGCTACGATGCTCTCAAGAACTTCCATCAGATCTCTCCCGTAGTTCAGAATCATCTCAAGCAG GTTTATTTTACGCTATGTTGCGCTGTGGTTGCTTCAGCTGTTGGTGCTTACCTTCATGTGCTGTGGAATATTGGAGGTTTACTCACTGCTTTGGCTTCCATTGGAAGCTATGTGTGGTTGATGTCCACACCTCCTTTTGAAGAG CAAAAGAGGGTTACTTTGTTGATGGTTTCGGCCCTGTTTCAAGGTGCCTACATTGGACCTCTTATTGATCTGGCTATTCAAGTTGAACCAAG CCTTATCTTTACTGCGTTTGTGGGAACTTCCTTGGCCTTCGCATGTTTCTCAGCGGCAGCTTTGGTTGCAAAGCGTAGGGAGTACCTCTACCTTGGCGGCATGCTTTCTTCTGGGTTGTCTCTTCTTATGTGGCTGCATTTCGCTTCCTCCATCTTTGGTGGTTCGATAGCACTTTTTAAGTTTGAG TTGTATTTTGGACTCTTGGTATTTGTGGGTTACGTGATCGTAGATACCCAAGAAATAATTGAGAGGGCACACTTTGGTGATCTAGATTATGTGAAGCATGCCATGACTCTGTTTACTGATTTGGCTGCAATCTTTGTGCGGATTCTTGTTATAATG TTGAAGAATTCGGttgagaaaaatgagaaaaagaacaAGAGGAGAGAGTGA